The window GGATTCCTAATAAAAAAATAATTCGTTAAAATATGCCCTCAACAGATTTCCTGATAATCGGATCCGGCATCGCCGGGCTGACCTTCGCCTTAAAAGTCGCCGATCACGGCCGGGTGGTGATCGTCACCAAGAAGGACGACACCGAGTCCAACACCAACTACGCCCAGGGCGGCATAGCCGCGGTGTTCGGCCAGGACGACAGCTCTTCAAGTCATGTCAAGGATACCATCGAGGCCGGGGCCGGGCTTTCCAACCCGGAAGCTGTCCAGGCCATGGTCTCCGAGGGTCCGGCCCTGGTGGAAAAGCTTTCCCGGCTGGGGGTGGCCTTCACCCAAGGACAGGCCGGAGGGCTGGACCTGGGGCG of the bacterium genome contains:
- a CDS encoding FAD-dependent oxidoreductase — protein: MPSTDFLIIGSGIAGLTFALKVADHGRVVIVTKKDDTESNTNYAQGGIAAVFGQDDSSSSHVKDTIEAGAGLSNPEAVQAMVSEGPALVEKLSRLGVAFTQGQAGGLDLGREGGHSKRRIVHAKDYTGQEVERALVHQIRSHPNITILEH